TTCTGTACTTTGTTTAAATTGTTACTATGTTTAAAATGCTAGGAGTGATTGAAGTCCTTTCTTTCATCTCCTTTATAGAATCTGCATAAAATTGTTATACTTATGTGTTAGAATATGGTACAATACTCAGGCCTCTGCTGCTGAAGATGATGATGACAGTGATGTGGATCTCTTTGGTGAGGAGACCGAAGAGGAGAAGAAGGCTGCTGAAGAACGTGCAGCTGCTGTCAAGGCATCTACCAAAAAGAAAGAGTGTGAGTTTACTATCTTGTGCTCCTTCAGTTTGCTTCTCTTACTAGAATCCATCTCTCTTTTCTTTTTCTTTTTTCTTTTTTTTTTGGACTTTTTTGCTAACTATATTCTTCTGTGGTACTGTTACCAGCTGGCAAGTCATCAGTTCTGCTTGATGTTAAGCCATGGGATGATGAAACAGACATGAAAAAGCTTGAGGAAGCAGTAAGGAGTGTCGAGGTTGAGGGCTTACACTGGGGAGCATGTAAGTTTCCTTCCCCTTACCCCATGTTAGGATTATATAGCTATATAAGCCACTGAACATATCTTAGTTTGTGCGAATTTCAACCCTTTCTATTCTTGACTTGTTTATTCTTCTGTTGAACTATGCAGCTAAACTTGTACCTGTTGGGTATGGCATAAAGAAGTTGACAATCATGCTTACAATTATTGATGACCTTGTTTCTGTGGACACTCTAATTGAGGAACGTCTTACCGCGGAACCTATCAATGAATATGTCCAGAGTTGTGACATTGTTGCATTCAATAAAATATGTAAGTAATTAACTTTATTTCAAACGTGTCAATTAATTCAATCAATCGATCTGATGCTGCAATGTATCTAGTCATTGTGTTTTGCATTTAGTTGGGAGATTAATTGTTAAGTATCTTGTTGTTGCAGGATTGATGCACTGCAGAGTTGGAGTGGTTTGAAGATCTTTCTACTATGTGTACTCATATTTTGTTTCTTGGGTTATGATTCAAGACTTTGTATTTTAGCTAGATGATCTCAGTTTTAATTGAACACTTGGGCAGACCCAGGTTTTGTATGGTTCAATAATATTTCATCTATATTCTCTGACTGTTTTATTTTGGTACATGTAGTTTGTTTTATGATATTCTTCATCTGTGCATTACTTTTTGTTTTCTTAGTTTGGTACGTTTAGATTTTGTTATGATAGTCTTTATGTGAAGTTTGTTTTAAAATATTTCTTATCTGCACATTTCAATAGTTGGTCTCTGCAATTCTAGTGAGCTTCTAGGCAATGCAATTTAGGCTTAGGTGAAAAGTAGTACGTTCTTATTTTTTATCTGAGTTGAGAAGGAAAAGCAAAAGATTTTTGGCTGGATGGGGTGGACTGGTGGAGTGTGATCAAAAGGAACACTTAAATTTTGTGGCATTTGGTGGAGGGAGGAGACGTTGTCCTGGCTCTTCAGTGGCGCTTTTACTGGTGAACACTGCAGTTGCAGCCATGGTTCAATGATTTGATTGGAAGGTTGGAAAAATGGGGGATGATGATGCTGCTAAGGTAGTGCAGATTGGAGCAGGAATAAGTTTGCCAATGGCTTCCCCACTTAACTAGCGTCCTGTCATTCACTTCAACCCATTTGCCTCTTCTATATAATTTGTATACTGACTTATTAGAAGTGGCCTGTCCAAGCCATTCAATGGGTTTTGTGGTTAATTTTGTTATCTTGATAAGAGCATCGATTTGAAATGATACTAGATTGCTTTGAATATCATCCTTTTCAGATCCATTTGAGTCTTGTCTGCGAGTAACACAGATGAAGCAGAGAACTGCATCAAGTGGCTACTAAGTACCAACTAGACTAACATGCACAAGGCCCTAATTAGAAACGCCAACTGGAACAAAGCAGGAGCAAAATTATCAAAAACACATAAAAGCAAACAAGCCATCTTCTTTTAGCCATGTCCTCTTTACAAAGCTTACGATTTTGTAATTAAGAACCACAACTACTAGCTCATATAGCAGTGACACAGCAGAATCTTGTATCAATTACAGCGAAATAAATTCATGTACCAAAAACATAACCAAACAAAATACAGAAGTCTTGCACTACCGAACTCAAGCTCATTTTATCACAAGGCCCTTTTTCTTTTGGTCTGGTTTCATGTTTTTAGACCGAGTGTATGTACTTATCTATAGCTGAAAGAAATATCCGGTATCCCAGCTACAAAATGCTGCTATCAGGAAAATGTCTGACAAATTAACTACAGGCAGACAAGGTATGAAGGTAAGAAAAACTATAGCCAAGTACATGTCAATTTTATCACATCAAGGTATGTTTGAACCCCAGATTTCTATGCTGCTCAACTACCAAGAGATTTTTACAGGAGGGGAAAACTGATTTACTTGTATATCTCGAGCTGTATTACAAATGTCCCCTGAAAAATGAGAAGAACCACGTCAAACAATGACAGATATGAAAGTTGGATGTATACAAAGGAATTAAACAGAAGTAAGAATATTACTTTATCTGTAAACAGCAGAACCCACGTTACAGTAGGTTAAAGGCAAACAATCCTACAAAGAGAAGCAACAGCCAGATTTTGCTTCAGGCAAGGGATCCTGTCCAGGGACAATAATTTGAGTTCCCTTGAGAAGTGAGGAATTCCCTCCAGACTCTGTTTCATCATTAGCAATGAGGGCCTTCTTGCCAACTATTCGATAAATTTCTGTTAGGACTGTAATGAACGCAGATTCAACATTGGTCGATTCGAGAGCTGATGCCTCCATAAAGAAGAGGTTCTCTCTCTGGGCAAAATCTTTTGCATCCTCAGCCGGTACAGCTCGCAGCGTCCCCAGGTCAGATTTGTTACCAACCAGCATGACAACAATATTGCTGTCAGCATGCCCCCTCAATTCCTCTAACCACCTTGTTACATGATCAAATGACTGAGGCTTGGTAATGTCGTAGACCAGCATTGCACCCACTGAACCCCTGTAGTATGCACTTGTCACTGCCCTGTATCTGAGATCATAGCAAGATACAAATATCAGTATAAGTTTTCAAAAAACAGTAACAAATAATAGAAACTGTTCGTGTTTAACAGAAGAAAATATAAACTCTTACGGTTCAACTCATCTTAAGTATTAGTAAATTCTAAGTCGCTGACTTCTGCTTAGCTCACCTCATTGAACAGCATTGATTATCATGATATAAGTAACACCCACAAAACGAATATCAAGTTCTATTGCAGTAAATGTAATGCATCATTTTGGATTGGCTCACCTCTATAGCACTACAGTACATAGATTTCGATCACGAGTTTGCAAAACAAGAACAAACATAAACAAAAATGATTTTGCAACGCAGATGGGATATCTCAATCTGTGGAATATTGCAATCTCATGTAGTACAGCTAGCAAGATCTTAAATCCATCCTGATTTGAATCAATTCTTCTGAGTTCATTATGTTGAGACATTCGGAAGCTGGAAAGAGTCGTATTTTGCAAGAAAAAAGAAGAAGAATGGAATGATATTGCAATGCACTGAAACAAAAATCAGAACATTAGGAAAGAAAGCAGTGGTAGCAGCTGACTCCAATATTAGTTGTAGAAAACCCCTAAAAAATGGAAACAATTATGCAAAAACAAGATCTTTAAAAGCTATATTTTGACAAATTAAAGCATAAATAACACCAAACTTCATTCGATTTGGATGAAATCATAGACGATAGGCAACTTGCTTCATGCAGCGGTTAAAGCATTAACTTACTACTTAATGGACATATAGTTTCACTCCTGAGTATTTTTATTACATTTGGTGATTTCCATAACACCATAAGAAATCTCAATTAACTGAAAGCTTATTTAGATGTGTGTGTTTGAGGAGGTTTTAATCAAACATAGCACAAGTTACAGCTACATGTTCTTTTAGATTGGTAATTATAGCAACATCTCTAGTATGTTAGTTTATCAGGAAGATCTTCCCGCAACATGTTCATATTTAGATTGGTATTTAAATCCAATGTCTTTACTTGACTTCATATAAATCAGGGTCTGTTTGGTATGGATCAAAGGGATTGCCTCCTAAGTTAAAGCAATTCCATGGACATCAACAAAAATCGAAACAAACCCACATCCAAAAATCTAAAAACAAGAGAATAACACGTAAAAGTGGATCAGGAAATCCAAGAAATGAAGGCGGGGGTACCTTTCTTGGCCAGCAGTATCCCAAATCTGGGCCTTGATGGTTTTCTGGTCGATCGAAAGCGTCTTGGTCTGAAACTCAACCCCGATGGTGGCTTTGGACTCCAAACTGAACTCGTTACGAGCAAACCGAGCCAAGAGCTGAGACTTGCCCACCGCCGAGTCTCCGATCAACACCACCTTGAATACGTAGTCGATCTTCTGATTGAAACTACTTTGCAAATTCGACATGGCTTTCTCCCAATTCTCATACAAAAACAGGGCACGACTGAAGACCGATCTACCAATATCAATATGGGACGACGAACATTTCATATATAATTTGCTTAGAATTTAGTGAAAACTCGCAGGCTTTTCAAAGTCCAGCTTATAGCAACAGCTTTCGATTTTGTAATATGTGAATAATGAAAAATGCCCAAATGGAACGAGGTACAGAGATCAAGAAGAGCCCAAACCTTGTCACGCATGCAAATTATGTATTTGGGTTCAAAATGGGCCTCCTTAAATTTTCAGTCTTTTTTTTAGTTTTGGTACTATTTACTGTTTTGTTTGTTAATGTCGCGCGACGTGATGACAATTGCAATATTGCATTTTTTAATTTTTTTTTATTTTTTAAGAAAGGTAAAACTTTATATAGTAACAACCAACCATTAGTCTATTATAACTATGGGAGATTTTCATGGTGGATAACAAGTCCCCACACTCCTTTTTACATACATACTGTCGATTACAATAAACATAAAAATCTATAAAAACGTTTTTTAAAATAGACCTGAAAAATCAATAACCAACATAACCAAAACCAAAATACAATCGAGGTCTACATTTCCATTGAAAAGGAGAGCAGACTCTTTGCTGAATTGTGTAGGGGTCAATTTGTCTCATGAATGAGGACTACTTGCTTTTTTCGGTAGTAGGTTCTGTTTCCTGTGTTGGACAAGGAGCCATCGAATCTAATACCTCCTCTTGAAACAATAACTTCTTGTTTCAACTACCACGAGGTCTGCCTCTATTCTTTGACAGTTTATCGGTCTTGAAAATCCTAATCCCTCCATCTGCAGCCATAGAAAACCCTAGGTCCTTTGAGTTCAGTGACAATGTAATCATCGCCAATGCATGCTTTGGACGCTTATCATTCTCAGACTCCTCCTCTCTCTTCCATGTCGCACGCAGGCGACTTTGGATGGAAATGGGTAAGAGGAAACTACCCTAATATGCACAGTCCGTTTTTTCTTTGGGAATAGTGTTGTCATGGAAGAGGGAGTAAATAGCTTCGAATCGGATTATTGTTCTATAGGGTAAGGCAATCATTTGTTAATTTTTAGGTGATATTACTTAAGTGATGACATATTTTATGGTGCTCTAAAAGGTCGGTCATCCACAACATTTGTGTTATTTTGGGACGCTCTTCAATATTGTAATGTTTCAATTTTATTAATTACAATATGGATAATAGTTGAACAAAAAACACTATCCGGACTTTGTGTCATTCTGTCATTGTAACTGTGTGGTGAAATACGGTCTATCCGGCCAGAATACATATATAAATAGTTATGTTTATTTATTTTTGGATGAGAATACATCTATAAATAGTGAAGTTGTTTGACATTTCATCAAAGAGAGAATTCACTTGAGCATGCATATTGCTGATGATCGATGACTTTGTTTCTGCTTGTTCAATCCAATAAATAAAACATGGTTTTGATGAGTTGATTGATGACTTGTTCTTGTGTTGTGTTGTTCACTTGTTTGTCTGCTCCAACCAATATCCCGATGGACGTGTCTGAAGAAACAAGGACGACCTTGTGAGCTCTGGGAAGTGGGAGTTCGTATGTCGGCTTTTTTTGGGTTGTTGGTTTGGACAAAGGATTGTCTACATAATTTAATGAATCCAGCTTCGATTCATTTCATATATAACGCATTACTTACTTAAACGACTTGTATGCCTGTAGATTTGGATACAGATTAACCAATCAGTTCTATTTATATGTCGTACAGAAAACTTCGTATTACTTTAGTACGTACTATGTAAATAATTGATTGCATTGCAT
Above is a window of Fragaria vesca subsp. vesca linkage group LG7, FraVesHawaii_1.0, whole genome shotgun sequence DNA encoding:
- the LOC101314884 gene encoding ras-related protein RGP1-like; amino-acid sequence: MKCSSSHIDIGRSVFSRALFLYENWEKAMSNLQSSFNQKIDYVFKVVLIGDSAVGKSQLLARFARNEFSLESKATIGVEFQTKTLSIDQKTIKAQIWDTAGQERYRAVTSAYYRGSVGAMLVYDITKPQSFDHVTRWLEELRGHADSNIVVMLVGNKSDLGTLRAVPAEDAKDFAQRENLFFMEASALESTNVESAFITVLTEIYRIVGKKALIANDETESGGNSSLLKGTQIIVPGQDPLPEAKSGCCFSL
- the LOC101314310 gene encoding elongation factor 1-delta-like, which produces MAVAFHDINSAAGLKKLDQYLLTRSYITGYQASKDDITVHAALSKPPSSEYVNASRWYNHIAALLRISGVSEEGCGVTIEGCAPITGEAVATPPAADSKASAAEDDDDSDVDLFGEETEEEKKAAEERAAAVKASTKKKESGKSSVLLDVKPWDDETDMKKLEEAVRSVEVEGLHWGASKLVPVGYGIKKLTIMLTIIDDLVSVDTLIEERLTAEPINEYVQSCDIVAFNKI